Proteins co-encoded in one Aggregicoccus sp. 17bor-14 genomic window:
- a CDS encoding DnaJ family molecular chaperone, with product MSACPCCLEALKPAFLGLGGRRLASTACALCAERVCEACLRPALLEAPAAATALRSAAPARRRGLACAACLYARALARGEPPPCEEPAGHRQRARRRACPHARRVRWMLHCPDCGEPSRWEPEGDDPRCDACGAPSHADFNACFACGESFGEHHPAGDAAGGYALDYACDARGCGGSVGWQMPHCPWCGEPQRWPAEDEAAPALACSACEALLEPHWACCAACGEEAPLPEACAACAASLAQADAAARCEGCRLLVCDGCFSEWLLPHAAEPSLLCADCAERLGATAAAPLEEEPEGGGADEAEEAADEEPDEAPDAARDEAPDEAPDEAPDEASGGHGDAHAEAPLSPWEVLGVAPGTPLAEVRRAYHALVAQYHPDKVAQLGPKLQALALEETRRLNLAWEQLRARGP from the coding sequence ATGTCCGCGTGTCCGTGCTGCCTCGAGGCGCTGAAGCCTGCCTTCCTCGGGCTGGGCGGCCGGCGCCTCGCGTCCACCGCGTGCGCGCTGTGCGCCGAGCGCGTGTGCGAGGCCTGCCTGCGCCCCGCGCTGCTCGAGGCGCCGGCGGCAGCCACCGCCCTGCGCAGCGCCGCCCCCGCGCGCCGCCGCGGCCTCGCGTGCGCGGCGTGCCTCTACGCGCGCGCGCTGGCGCGAGGGGAGCCTCCGCCCTGCGAGGAGCCCGCGGGCCACCGCCAGCGCGCGCGGCGGCGCGCCTGCCCGCACGCGCGGCGGGTGCGCTGGATGCTGCACTGCCCGGACTGCGGCGAGCCGTCGCGCTGGGAGCCCGAGGGGGACGACCCTCGCTGCGATGCGTGCGGCGCGCCCTCGCACGCGGACTTCAACGCCTGCTTCGCGTGCGGTGAGTCCTTCGGCGAGCACCACCCCGCGGGCGACGCCGCGGGAGGCTACGCGCTGGACTACGCATGCGACGCGCGCGGCTGCGGCGGCAGCGTCGGGTGGCAGATGCCCCACTGCCCGTGGTGCGGCGAGCCGCAGCGCTGGCCCGCCGAGGACGAGGCGGCACCGGCGCTCGCCTGCAGCGCGTGCGAGGCGCTGCTCGAGCCGCACTGGGCCTGCTGCGCGGCGTGCGGCGAGGAGGCCCCGCTGCCCGAGGCCTGCGCCGCCTGCGCTGCCTCGCTCGCGCAGGCGGACGCGGCGGCGCGCTGCGAGGGCTGCCGCCTCCTCGTGTGCGACGGGTGCTTCTCCGAGTGGCTCCTGCCCCATGCCGCGGAGCCCTCCCTCCTGTGCGCCGACTGCGCCGAGCGCCTCGGCGCCACGGCCGCCGCGCCGCTGGAGGAGGAGCCCGAGGGCGGCGGCGCGGACGAGGCCGAGGAGGCTGCGGACGAGGAGCCGGACGAGGCGCCGGACGCGGCGCGCGACGAGGCTCCGGACGAAGCTCCGGACGAAGCTCCGGACGAAGCCTCAGGGGGGCACGGCGACGCGCACGCCGAGGCACCGCTCTCCCCGTGGGAGGTGCTGGGCGTGGCGCCGGGCACGCCGCTCGCCGAGGTACGGCGCGCCTACCACGCGCTCGTTGCGCAGTACCACCCGGACAAGGTGGCGCAGCTGGGGCCGAAGCTGCAGGCGCTGGCGCTGGAGGAGACGCGCCGGCTCAACCTCGCGTGGGAGCAGCTGCGCGCCCGGGGGCCCTGA
- a CDS encoding ATP-binding protein, whose protein sequence is MPHSDLSRLLPLLPQAVLRVDGRLNVTWVEADFTRKTGVVLEVGGALLDALEQGRGRDALEHAVREGRAHAGHVLTCALRQVRVQVQPVGAAEGGGALLVLEPSGVDDEVAFSRALQEIARAVSETLEVNSVCAAAVIALVRCAQVQRAEVYLSEAGQGLRRVAVSDLAAPGAAPESPLEPEADAFQKALATGQPQIGIQRGYGDAMGCLFAALPLVAQGRTVGLLLLYKAQGTAFSVRELDLWSAAAGQLAVAVENARLLREAQSALKVREEFMSIASHELKTPLTPLKLSLWGMERRLAAGQPVELSTVLKCKRQVDRLAGLVDHLLDASRLELGKLSLQRAPLELAQLVAEVVDQFRHAFGRSITLAVPAERLWVQGDRDRLEQVLVNLLENAHKYSPAAEPIAVEVGALPDGTGGEGDVCLRVRDRGIGIPGADQSQVFQRFYRARNASHRNFGGLGLGLFISRSIARMHGGELALTSTEGAGASFTLTLPRLPAVEVAALPRRVLLLDEDREQEAEAERVLRAQGYEVLVARDGAEALRKAATGAVDLVLLSASAEPTQAGVFLETFATLPRARPVPLLLAGTERPGWAGPAAPLCPRPYRAEELARAVRQQLGASFSQD, encoded by the coding sequence ATGCCCCACTCGGACCTCTCGCGCCTGCTGCCGCTGCTGCCCCAGGCGGTGCTGCGCGTGGACGGCCGGCTGAACGTGACCTGGGTGGAGGCGGACTTCACCCGCAAGACGGGGGTGGTGCTGGAGGTGGGCGGCGCGCTGCTGGATGCGCTCGAGCAGGGGCGCGGCCGCGACGCGCTGGAGCACGCGGTGCGCGAGGGGCGCGCGCACGCGGGGCACGTGCTCACCTGCGCGCTGCGCCAGGTGCGGGTGCAGGTGCAGCCGGTGGGGGCGGCGGAGGGCGGCGGCGCGCTGCTGGTCCTCGAGCCCAGCGGCGTGGACGACGAGGTGGCCTTCAGCCGCGCGCTGCAGGAGATCGCGCGCGCGGTGAGCGAGACGCTGGAGGTCAACAGCGTGTGCGCCGCGGCCGTCATCGCCCTGGTGCGCTGCGCGCAGGTGCAGCGCGCCGAGGTCTACCTCTCGGAGGCGGGCCAGGGCCTGCGGCGCGTGGCGGTGAGCGACCTGGCGGCGCCGGGGGCCGCGCCCGAGTCCCCGCTCGAGCCCGAGGCGGACGCGTTCCAGAAGGCGCTCGCCACCGGGCAGCCGCAGATCGGCATCCAGCGCGGCTACGGCGATGCGATGGGCTGCCTCTTCGCCGCGCTGCCCCTGGTGGCCCAGGGCCGCACGGTGGGGCTGCTGCTGCTCTACAAGGCGCAGGGCACGGCCTTCAGCGTGCGCGAGCTGGACCTGTGGAGCGCCGCGGCGGGGCAGCTCGCGGTGGCGGTGGAGAACGCGCGGCTGCTGCGCGAGGCCCAGAGCGCCCTCAAGGTGCGCGAGGAGTTCATGTCCATCGCGAGCCACGAGCTCAAGACGCCCCTCACCCCGCTGAAGCTCAGCCTCTGGGGCATGGAGCGCCGGCTCGCCGCGGGCCAGCCCGTGGAGCTCTCCACGGTGCTCAAGTGCAAGCGCCAGGTGGACCGGCTCGCGGGGCTGGTGGACCACTTGCTGGACGCGAGCCGCCTCGAGCTGGGCAAGCTCTCGCTGCAGCGCGCGCCCCTGGAGCTCGCGCAGCTCGTCGCCGAGGTGGTGGACCAGTTCCGCCACGCCTTCGGCCGCAGCATCACGCTCGCGGTGCCCGCCGAGCGGCTCTGGGTGCAGGGCGACCGCGACCGGCTCGAGCAGGTGCTGGTGAACCTGCTGGAGAACGCGCACAAGTACAGCCCCGCGGCCGAGCCCATCGCGGTGGAGGTGGGGGCGCTTCCGGACGGGACCGGGGGCGAGGGCGACGTGTGCCTGCGCGTGCGCGACCGCGGCATCGGCATCCCGGGCGCGGACCAGTCCCAGGTGTTCCAGCGCTTCTACCGCGCGCGCAACGCGAGCCACCGCAACTTCGGCGGCCTCGGGCTGGGGCTCTTCATCAGCCGCTCCATCGCACGCATGCACGGCGGCGAGCTCGCGCTCACCAGCACCGAGGGCGCCGGCGCCTCCTTCACCCTCACGCTGCCGCGGCTCCCGGCGGTGGAGGTGGCGGCGCTGCCCCGGCGCGTGCTGCTGCTGGACGAGGACCGGGAGCAGGAGGCCGAGGCGGAGCGGGTGCTGCGCGCGCAGGGCTACGAGGTGCTCGTCGCCCGCGACGGCGCCGAGGCGCTGCGCAAGGCGGCCACCGGCGCGGTGGACCTGGTGCTCCTGAGCGCGAGCGCGGAGCCCACCCAGGCGGGCGTGTTCCTGGAGACCTTCGCCACGCTGCCGCGCGCGCGCCCCGTGCCCCTGCTGCTCGCAGGCACCGAGCGCCCCGGCTGGGCCGGCCCCGCCGCGCCCCTCTGCCCCCGGCCCTACCGCGCCGAGGAGCTCGCGCGCGCGGTGCGCCAGCAGCTCGGCGCGTCCTTCTCGCAGGACTGA
- the queF gene encoding preQ(1) synthase, whose amino-acid sequence MPSQRQPQTVTQPTKELQVFPNPNPERDYEITFECPEFTCLCPLTGQPDFASFEIRYVPDQLCVESKSLKLYLWSFRNEGAFHEKVTNDIANHIIEAVDPRHLTIEGTFFVRGGITTLVTVRHDKAGRAASAPRPASAKRRAPVALPGRGRLVKAGR is encoded by the coding sequence ATGCCTTCGCAGCGTCAGCCCCAGACCGTGACCCAGCCCACCAAGGAGCTGCAGGTCTTCCCCAACCCCAACCCCGAGCGCGACTACGAGATCACCTTCGAGTGCCCGGAGTTCACCTGCCTGTGCCCGCTCACGGGCCAGCCGGACTTCGCGAGCTTCGAGATCCGCTACGTGCCGGACCAGCTGTGCGTGGAGTCCAAGAGCCTCAAGCTCTACCTCTGGAGCTTCCGCAACGAGGGCGCCTTCCACGAGAAGGTGACCAACGACATCGCGAACCACATCATCGAGGCGGTGGACCCGCGCCACCTCACCATCGAGGGCACCTTCTTCGTGCGCGGCGGCATCACCACGCTGGTCACCGTGCGCCACGACAAGGCGGGGCGTGCCGCCTCCGCCCCGCGGCCCGCCTCAGCCAAGCGCCGCGCGCCGGTGGCGCTGCCCGGCCGCGGCCGCCTCGTGAAGGCCGGCCGCTAG
- a CDS encoding serine/threonine-protein kinase — MALVYRGLHEGLQREVAIKELLPEVLADREALSRFRREAFALAAFRHQNIVTLYDLVEKNDLPFMVMEYVDGPTLQGLIREGALSPEVAAVVGARIASALDHAHFRHIIHRDLKPGNVMLTKSGEVKLMDFGIAKDAGLEALTKQGFAVGTPSYMSPEQVTGGAIDGRTDLFSLGVLLYEALSGARPFQGKTAGEVFARVRDGHYLPLSKVAPHVPRELAEIVRRAMQTKPKDRYADAAAMRRALEAYLVRAVKVSHSALLVAFLRERGKLTETEALAHLTQAELKRLEGRGRVKRLLRRLKWTAALLALGGAGTGLWATQAKWLPLVHTLLQH, encoded by the coding sequence ATGGCCCTGGTGTACCGCGGCCTGCACGAGGGGCTGCAGCGCGAGGTGGCCATCAAGGAGCTGCTGCCCGAGGTGCTCGCGGACCGCGAGGCCCTCAGCCGCTTCCGCCGCGAGGCGTTCGCGCTCGCCGCCTTCCGCCACCAGAACATCGTGACGCTCTACGACCTGGTGGAGAAGAACGACCTGCCCTTCATGGTGATGGAGTACGTGGACGGGCCCACGCTGCAGGGGCTCATCCGCGAGGGCGCGCTCTCGCCCGAGGTGGCGGCCGTGGTGGGCGCGCGCATCGCGAGCGCGCTGGACCACGCGCACTTCCGCCACATCATCCACCGCGACCTCAAGCCCGGCAACGTGATGCTCACCAAGTCCGGCGAGGTGAAGCTGATGGACTTCGGCATCGCGAAGGACGCGGGGCTGGAGGCGCTCACGAAGCAGGGCTTCGCGGTGGGCACGCCCTCGTACATGTCCCCCGAGCAGGTGACGGGCGGCGCCATCGACGGGCGCACCGACCTCTTCTCGCTGGGCGTGCTGCTCTACGAGGCGCTCAGCGGCGCGCGCCCCTTCCAGGGCAAGACCGCGGGCGAGGTCTTCGCGCGCGTGCGCGACGGCCACTACCTGCCGCTCTCCAAGGTGGCCCCGCACGTGCCGCGCGAGCTCGCGGAGATCGTGCGCCGCGCGATGCAGACGAAGCCCAAGGACCGCTACGCGGACGCGGCCGCCATGCGCCGCGCGCTCGAGGCCTACCTGGTGCGCGCGGTGAAGGTGAGCCACTCGGCGCTGCTCGTCGCCTTCCTGCGCGAGCGCGGCAAGCTCACCGAGACCGAGGCGCTCGCGCACCTCACCCAGGCGGAGCTCAAGCGGCTCGAGGGCCGCGGGCGCGTGAAGCGCCTGCTGCGCCGGCTCAAGTGGACGGCCGCGCTGCTCGCCCTGGGCGGCGCGGGCACCGGGCTCTGGGCCACCCAGGCAAAGTGGCTGCCGCTGGTGCACACGCTGTTGCAGCACTGA
- a CDS encoding methyl-accepting chemotaxis protein, with the protein MSILQGPPPSTLPSQPSARAAYRESLLRAAPRRVRLICLDGFAAGVGCLALDLLYVRAGMHPLAMTAWEAALVRLPLLLIPLAWIALSYVVRGRALMRGAFWFTALFAVGNEAAFYVQGLNGTAIHALYFVLAAMAGLSLLPVGRRGRQSYAALMFLAHLGLDLGSGKASSINALAFDLAGLATYASIYFVLEAHFQGHRRQFYLRAQVTETLHSLEASRTKVAEAGGLLAGSAQDLDGTTRALSTQASDLRQEAERIAQTGERLARSADALAEQARTSAEHSQEAQRHTGDIDQLVAALTGGMAAVEEAVKSATTSVRRLEGYSTDALQFVEVIREISAQTSVLAFNAGLEAMHAGVHGRGFSVVAAEVRRLSAESGRKSSEVGRLVSRMAQHIQEALASAEHISETTGRFLPLLETARGTLNAIQGIVGRQSTDSHASVDEAGRQARDTAAISEAGARLRALVEAHARMSTDVATTVSRLAGLSTDLQGLLPQASPPPRA; encoded by the coding sequence ATGAGCATCCTGCAGGGCCCGCCGCCGAGCACTCTGCCGTCCCAGCCCTCCGCGCGCGCGGCCTACCGCGAGTCGCTGCTGCGGGCGGCGCCCCGGCGCGTGCGCCTCATCTGCCTGGATGGCTTCGCGGCGGGGGTGGGGTGCCTCGCGCTGGACCTGCTCTACGTGCGCGCCGGGATGCACCCCCTGGCGATGACGGCGTGGGAGGCGGCGCTGGTGCGCCTCCCGCTGCTGCTCATCCCGCTCGCGTGGATCGCGCTCTCGTACGTCGTGCGCGGGCGCGCGCTCATGCGGGGCGCCTTCTGGTTCACGGCGCTGTTCGCCGTGGGCAACGAGGCGGCCTTCTACGTCCAGGGGCTCAACGGCACGGCCATCCACGCGCTCTACTTCGTGCTGGCGGCGATGGCGGGCCTGTCGCTCTTGCCGGTGGGGCGGCGCGGGCGCCAGTCCTACGCCGCGCTGATGTTCCTCGCGCACCTGGGGCTGGACCTGGGGTCGGGCAAGGCCAGCTCGATCAACGCCCTGGCCTTCGACCTCGCAGGCCTGGCGACGTACGCGTCCATCTACTTCGTGCTCGAGGCGCACTTCCAGGGCCACCGCCGCCAGTTCTACCTGCGCGCGCAGGTGACCGAGACGCTGCACTCGCTCGAGGCCTCGCGCACCAAGGTGGCCGAGGCCGGAGGGCTGCTGGCCGGCTCCGCGCAGGACCTGGACGGCACCACGCGCGCGCTGAGCACGCAGGCCTCGGACCTGCGCCAGGAGGCCGAGCGCATCGCGCAGACGGGCGAGCGGCTCGCGCGCTCGGCGGATGCGCTGGCGGAGCAGGCGCGCACGAGCGCCGAGCACAGCCAGGAGGCGCAGCGGCACACCGGGGACATCGACCAGCTGGTGGCGGCGCTCACCGGCGGCATGGCCGCGGTGGAGGAGGCGGTGAAGAGCGCGACCACCAGCGTGCGCCGGCTCGAGGGCTACTCCACGGACGCGCTGCAGTTCGTGGAGGTCATCCGGGAGATCTCCGCGCAGACCAGCGTGCTCGCCTTCAACGCGGGCCTCGAGGCGATGCACGCGGGCGTGCACGGGCGCGGCTTCTCGGTGGTGGCGGCGGAAGTGCGCCGGCTGAGCGCGGAGAGCGGCCGCAAGAGCTCCGAGGTGGGCCGGCTGGTGAGTCGCATGGCGCAGCACATCCAGGAGGCGCTCGCCTCCGCGGAGCACATCTCGGAGACCACCGGGCGCTTCCTGCCGCTGCTGGAGACGGCGCGCGGCACGCTCAACGCCATCCAGGGCATCGTGGGGCGCCAGAGCACGGACTCGCACGCGAGCGTGGACGAGGCGGGCCGCCAGGCGCGCGACACCGCCGCCATCAGCGAGGCCGGGGCGCGGCTGCGCGCGCTGGTGGAGGCGCACGCGCGCATGAGCACCGACGTGGCCACGACCGTGTCGCGCCTCGCCGGGCTCTCCACCGACCTGCAGGGGCTGCTGCCCCAGGCCTCCCCGCCCCCGCGCGCCTGA